The Huiozyma naganishii CBS 8797 chromosome 3, complete genome genome contains a region encoding:
- the CIA1 gene encoding iron-sulfur cluster assembly protein CIA1 (similar to Saccharomyces cerevisiae CIA1 (YDR267C); ancestral locus Anc_5.631) has product MAISLIRSLKLQNGKTWALDFTPQGNKLAIASEDHKIKLVEIESLEKKQFKLVNVLDDTVHKKAVRTVAWRPHSNPPCLAAGSFDTTVSIWSFANNDNAIEDDDDDDDAGAGLEANEMDLMAIIEGHENEIKGIAWSHDGMFLATCSRDKSVWIWETDEMGEDFECVSVLQEHSQDVKDVTWHPSKYLLASSSYDDSVRIWSEFDDDWECVAVLNGHEGTVWCSDFAKDNSEETRLCSASDDSTVRVWKCVEEEPDGQQQWICESVLPKAHERQIYSVSWSDDGLIASTGSDGSIVVYKESAPAVWEVVETRKLAHTVYEVNEIKWIKVNGRNILVTAGDDGCINVWDFQVLLSQ; this is encoded by the coding sequence ATGGCAATCTCTTTAATCAGATCGCTGAAATTGCAGAACGGGAAGACTTGGGCACTGGACTTTACGCCGCAGGGCAACAAATTGGCCATCGCATCGGAGGACCACAAGATTAAGCTGGTTGAGATTGAGTCgctggagaagaaacaattCAAGCTAGTCAATGTGCTCGACGATACGGTGCACAAAAAGGCAGTGAGAACAGTCGCTTGGAGACCGCATTCTAACCCGCCTTGTCTCGCAGCAGGGTCGTTCGACACCACCGTCTCCATTTGGAGTTTCGCCAACAATGACAACGCAAttgaggatgatgatgatgatgatgatgctgGAGCAGGCTTAGAAGCGAATGAGATGGACTTAATGGCCATCATTGAGGGCCACGAAAATGAAATAAAGGGGATTGCCTGGTCCCACGATGGGATGTTTCTGGCCACCTGTTCCCGTGATAAGTCAGTTTGGATATGGGAAACAGATGAAATGGGGGAAGACTTTGAATGTGTTAGTGTACTGCAAGAACACTCGCAAGATGTAAAGGACGTTACATGGCACCCCTCAAAGTACCTATTGGCCTCTAGTTCTTACGATGACTCTGTCAGAATTTGGTCAGAATTCGATGATGATTGGGAGTGTGTCGCTGTGCTAAACGGCCATGAGGGTACTGTATGGTGTTCAGATTTTGCAAAGGACAATTCAGAAGAAACCAGACTTTGTAGTGCCAGCGATGATTCGACTGTACGTGTCTGGAAGTGTGTAGAGGAGGAACCAGACGGACAGCAACAGTGGATTTGCGAGAGTGTCTTACCTAAAGCACACGAACGACAAATATACAGCGTATCATGGAGTGACGACGGGCTTATTGCTAGCACAGGATCCGATGGTTCCATAGTGGTTTATAAAGAGTCCGCGCCAGCTGTTTGGGAAGTGGTagaaacaagaaagttAGCTCACACAGTGTACGAAGTGAACGAGATTAAGTGGATCAAAGTGAACGGTCGCAATATCCTGGTAACCGCAGGAGATGATGGCTGCATTAATGTATGGGACTTCCAAGTGCTCTTGTCACAGTAG
- the MSW1 gene encoding tryptophan--tRNA ligase MSW1 (similar to Saccharomyces cerevisiae MSW1 (YDR268W); ancestral locus Anc_5.633) yields the protein MLRFCLSKRFYAKSAAKSVQTIVNPGDVPHDGTVFSMIQPTGMFHLGNYLGATRVWKQLNDSKGPAQTLVFGVADLHAITVPKPDSAQFRESRLGAVASVLACGVTPDRSILMMQSMIPEHSQLNWLLGTMTSMGYLNRMTQWKSKSQSSGNTDSVKLGLFAYPVLQAADILLYRATHVPVGEDQAQHLELTRYVAHQFNSLYKRDYFPAPQTLLTRSKKVLSLTDPCKKMSKSDGDTMSQIYMNDPPEIIRQKIRKAVTDSITTEFYYDSVGRPGLSNLIDIASGVGDTSVAQVERDIAHLRDYRSLKDYVSDLLIAELTGPRQEYKRLIADRGYLLSVAAEGSRRAREIAHRTLAEVMDLMGF from the coding sequence ATGTTGAGATTCTGCCTTTCCAAACGGTTCTACGCAAAATCCGCGGCGAAATCTGTCCAGACGATCGTGAACCCTGGGGACGTGCCACATGACGGGACCGTGTTCAGTATGATTCAGCCGACTGGGATGTTCCATCTGGGGAACTACCTCGGTGCCACGCGGGTGTGGAAGCAATTGAACGACAGCAAGGGTCCCGCGCAAACGCTTGTTTTTGGCGTCGCCGATCTGCACGCCATAACGGTACCGAAACCGGATAGCGCGCAGTTCAGGGAGAGCAGGCTCGGCGCTGTAGCCAGTGTGCTCGCATGCGGAGTCACGCCGGACCGGTCAATCCTCATGATGCAGTCAATGATCCCAGAACACTCGCAGCTGAACTGGCTGCTCGGGACCATGACGTCGATGGGGTACCTGAACCGGATGACGCAATGGAAGAGCAAGAGCCAGTCCTCGGGGAACACAGACTCCGTAAAATTGGGACTCTTCGCGTACCCTGTCCTGCAGGCGGCAGACATCTTGCTGTACCGTGCGACGCACGTCCCCGTGGGTGAAGACCAAGCACAGCACTTGGAACTCACGCGATACGTGGCGCACCAGTTCAATTCCTTGTACAAACGGGACTACTTCCCTGCACCGCAGACTTTGCTGACGAGGTCCAAGAAAGTGCTGTCCCTGACGGACCCGTGCAAGAAAATGTCCAAGAGTGACGGGGACACCATGTCGCAGATCTACATGAACGATCCACCGGAGATCATTCGCCAGAAGATCCGCAAGGCAGTCACGGACTCGATCACTACGGAGTTTTACTACGATTCGGTGGGGAGACCAGGGCTGTCGAATCTCATCGACATCGCCAGCGGCGTCGGGGACACTTCAGTGGCGCAGGTCGAGCGCGACATCGCACACCTCCGGGACTACCGGTCGCTGAAGGACTACGTCAGCGACTTGCTCATCGCGGAACTCACGGGGCCCAGACAGGAGTACAAGCGGCTGATCGCAGACCGAGGATACTTGCTCTCCGTTGCAGCAGAGGGCAGCAGACGTGCCCGCGAGATCGCACACCGCACGCTCGCAGAAGTCATGGACCTGATGGGTTTCTGA